One segment of Papaver somniferum cultivar HN1 unplaced genomic scaffold, ASM357369v1 unplaced-scaffold_81, whole genome shotgun sequence DNA contains the following:
- the LOC113345216 gene encoding uncharacterized protein LOC113345216 yields MGFFSIIKEACKLSFTWKKLFSHIAVGILLPLAALNLNEIQISHYIETETYQNNENARRLALSITQFVYALALVFFTLYSTSIVVYAVACFYTSKDVTFKNVSGAFSKVWGRLIVTFLWYLLFVVIYLSVAIGLLIWFATTTGDVRNKLAIALVVLSVFYFIGLVYVTLIYNVATVVCVLEKDYGRKAFGRSMKLIKGKLWVSFFVYLLLDIAFAGILVVYSLFVVNANILSLVGKVFVAIGCYLLMTILLHFYFVIQTVIYFKCKSHHNESLSDVVRHLEDSYIQLGRENGAQRVSV; encoded by the coding sequence ATGGGATTTTTCAGTATCATCAAGGAAGCTTGTAAACTTTCGTTCACATGGAAGAAATTATTCTCACATATCGCCGTAGGCATACTCTTGCCTCTCGCAGCCCTTAACTTGAACGAAATCCAAATTAGTCACTACATCGAAACCGAAACTTATCAAAACAACGAGAATGCCAGACGCCTTGCTTTGAGTATAACCCAATTTGTCTACGCACTGGCTTTAGTGTTCTTTACTCTGTACTCGACTTCCATTGTGGTTTACGCCGTTGCTTGTTTCTATACCTCCAAAGATGTTACTTTCAAGAATGTCAGCGGAGCATTTAGTAAAGTATGGGGGAGGCTTATCGTAACTTTCTTGTGGTATTTACTCTTCGTGGTTATATACTTGAGTGTGGCTATCGGTTTGTTGATCTGGTTTGCGACCACGACTGGTGACGTGAGGAACAAGTTAGctattgctcttgttgttctatcAGTATTCTACTTTATCGGACTGGTTTACGTAACACTCATTTATAACGTCGCGACGGTAGTTTGCGTTTTGGAGAAGGATTATGGCAGAAAAGCCTTTGGAAGGAGTATGAAGTTGATCAAGGGTAAGTTATGGGTTTCTTTCTTTGTCTATCTTCTTCTTGATATCGCATTTGCCGGTATACTGGTCGTATATTCTTTGTTCGTGGTTAATGCTAACATATTGAGTTTAGTGGGGAAAGTATTTGTGGCAATAGGCTGTTATTTGTTGATGACAATTCTACTTCATTTCTATTTTGTTATTCAAACGGTCATCTATTTCAAGTGCAAGTCTCACCACAACGAGAGCTTATCAGATGTTGTGCGTCACTTGGAGGATTCTTACATACAGTTGGGCAGGGAAAATGGCGCACAACGAGTATCCGTTTGA